A stretch of Fundicoccus culcitae DNA encodes these proteins:
- a CDS encoding ornithine cyclodeaminase family protein: MTKLLSQEMIKQLISMKEAVDIIDKTFIGIGEGTVVNPPKVNLDLGQTGGYPYYDGFVNAMPAYVGWNDSAGLKWVAGVAGERKAQGLPYINAMLLLIDPKLGEFVAVMDGTYISNLRTGAQTASALSTLTDKKHLTVGMFGSGVQARFQIEALVERFVIDRLVIWNHRRSTAEKYAEDVRSLVDGEVIVVDNPEDATKNDVVITVTGAHEPIITKEMIEPGTIVMPMGSFQEISDELILAADYLYVDHVYQALHRGALEHLTEKGLITPDDVTATIGEVAAGKVAVENLDDAITILIPIGMGAMDVAVGGEVYKKAVEQSIGEEFEFITYE, translated from the coding sequence ATGACTAAATTGTTAAGCCAAGAAATGATTAAGCAATTAATTTCGATGAAAGAAGCCGTCGATATCATTGATAAAACATTTATAGGAATTGGTGAAGGAACCGTTGTTAACCCACCTAAAGTAAATTTAGATTTAGGACAGACGGGTGGTTATCCATATTATGATGGGTTTGTTAATGCCATGCCAGCTTATGTCGGCTGGAATGATTCAGCGGGTCTTAAATGGGTAGCCGGAGTTGCTGGTGAAAGAAAAGCCCAGGGCTTACCTTATATAAATGCTATGCTATTACTGATTGATCCTAAGTTGGGAGAGTTTGTGGCTGTTATGGACGGCACTTATATTTCTAATTTACGAACGGGGGCACAAACTGCCAGTGCCTTGAGCACTTTGACCGATAAAAAGCATCTGACAGTGGGTATGTTTGGTTCTGGGGTTCAAGCCCGCTTTCAAATCGAAGCTCTGGTGGAGCGCTTTGTCATTGACCGTTTAGTTATTTGGAACCACCGCCGTTCCACGGCCGAAAAATATGCAGAGGATGTTCGTTCTTTAGTTGATGGGGAAGTTATAGTTGTAGACAACCCAGAAGATGCCACGAAAAATGATGTGGTTATTACAGTGACTGGCGCCCATGAACCCATTATCACTAAAGAAATGATTGAACCTGGAACGATTGTGATGCCAATGGGATCATTCCAAGAAATAAGCGATGAATTGATTTTAGCAGCTGATTACTTGTATGTCGATCATGTTTACCAAGCATTACATCGTGGCGCATTAGAACATCTGACCGAAAAAGGTTTAATAACACCCGATGATGTCACCGCAACAATCGGAGAAGTGGCAGCTGGGAAAGTCGCAGTTGAAAATTTGGATGACGCAATCACGATTTTAATTCCGATTGGTATGGGGGCCATGGATGTGGCTGTTGGCGGTGAAGTATACAAAAAAGCTGTTGAACAGTCAATTGGCGAAGAATTTGAATTTATCACCTATGAGTAA
- a CDS encoding helix-hairpin-helix domain-containing protein produces MTDLPKIGKPATQALKQIGIFTLEDLRKIDLASLKKLHGVGPKAIGLLEEAMQKNKQHFADPIDLPVNVPFALLGDLSCDNAPKRRQVRDFIIGRTMQHRELMVKDLHEAVEFITLGEGSQTVDQLLARNTYADKKIASLTIQSVLSHGKEAAALSIITFMEGEQWFQSDFIEFSNQSKKGLIKKVISINK; encoded by the coding sequence ATGACTGATTTACCGAAAATTGGAAAACCTGCCACGCAAGCTTTGAAGCAGATTGGGATATTTACTTTAGAGGATCTTAGAAAAATTGATTTAGCTAGTCTCAAAAAGTTACATGGAGTAGGTCCTAAAGCAATCGGCCTCTTAGAAGAGGCTATGCAAAAAAATAAGCAACATTTTGCCGACCCCATTGATCTTCCTGTCAACGTCCCCTTTGCCTTATTAGGTGATCTAAGCTGTGATAATGCGCCTAAGAGACGTCAAGTCCGCGATTTTATTATCGGACGGACGATGCAACATAGAGAACTTATGGTGAAAGATTTGCATGAAGCCGTTGAATTTATAACGTTAGGTGAGGGGAGTCAAACAGTAGATCAATTGCTTGCTAGGAATACCTATGCGGATAAGAAAATTGCGAGTTTGACCATTCAATCGGTGTTAAGTCATGGGAAAGAGGCAGCGGCTTTATCAATTATTACTTTTATGGAAGGTGAACAATGGTTTCAGTCTGATTTCATTGAATTTAGTAATCAAAGTAAAAAGGGATTAATAAAGAAAGTCATCTCAATTAATAAATAA
- a CDS encoding YitT family protein, which translates to MLSKLLSKLSLSKKEVLLIALGCLIMAFGIVNVHGPSKITEGGVIGLVLFSDKVLGLDPSLMSIILDLVCYILGFSMLGWTFLRKALVASGFFAIFYKFFLWTGPVMMSLYDYPIIAAVVGGIFIGVGCGLVVTQGGAAGGDDALAMVISNRFNISLSRAYLVTDGVVLLLSLTYIAPTRLIYSLLTTLVSSFLIGQIEVRITKPTKAMETVKTLKPVNPVEHPLSKI; encoded by the coding sequence GTGCTAAGCAAATTGCTGAGCAAGTTGTCGTTGTCAAAAAAAGAGGTTTTACTGATTGCACTCGGTTGTTTAATTATGGCATTTGGTATTGTTAATGTTCATGGTCCATCTAAAATAACGGAAGGTGGAGTGATCGGTTTAGTTTTATTCTCAGATAAAGTTTTAGGACTTGATCCTTCTTTAATGAGTATTATATTAGATTTAGTTTGTTACATTTTAGGATTTTCGATGTTAGGTTGGACGTTTTTAAGAAAAGCACTCGTAGCCTCAGGTTTTTTTGCTATTTTTTATAAATTCTTCCTTTGGACGGGTCCAGTAATGATGAGTTTATACGATTATCCGATAATCGCTGCAGTTGTGGGTGGGATATTTATTGGTGTGGGTTGTGGTTTAGTGGTGACTCAAGGAGGAGCCGCTGGTGGCGATGATGCGCTGGCCATGGTGATTTCTAACCGGTTCAATATTTCGCTATCAAGAGCTTATTTGGTAACTGATGGAGTCGTTTTATTGCTTTCCTTAACCTATATTGCGCCAACGCGCTTGATTTATTCTTTACTGACGACTTTAGTTTCTTCCTTTTTAATTGGACAAATTGAAGTTAGAATTACCAAACCAACAAAAGCTATGGAAACCGTTAAAACACTAAAACCCGTTAACCCTGTTGAACACCCTCTAAGTAAAATTTAA
- a CDS encoding DUF1002 domain-containing protein yields MKKNKLFRVTLSLMLVSAISYPIVTQLPVVSAVTTDQSVQREGKMSLGGSLNAEQATVTQQLLGAKDVTAENTIRVDGNMVNHYLNDGSNANTGVFSSAYIQPQAEGFGVRVQIVTPQNITLVSATTYQNAAITAGAKDVLVRIATVVEVTGEGALAGVYALLEESGTTLQPKDIQVANKEIQIIDSIKNNTQISDYSTNQFITDVKINIINQINQNVEITEQELNLIIINQLQAHQIDATISNELLNELMQFAKDFSETEAAQNTDTIEQLELSVVGSNWPEVLASQEGSLTVDQALALDRPDYSDNSIYHPIIQAMLDEVYLLLNQGGDLHRVYSHTFVVETLMPQLSQSELEALNYIRTLIYQVTANTDTDRQAQGAQNGVEQPTYKTYLTYYLNQAAQINQEPSFNEIIQRVSAATGLAAEAYSIIGVTQDGRDVTVTFVESWQVTEPVIGTYRFNLDSLEVVDVNTQEVFPLVFDFEAVYGVAVENYAIEAPIPEEYTVPSVESLEEYEVPIIVDESTESIPEVTLPEETPTEEVSSEETITPETETSVVEETVEEVPVEETVEDVPTEEVPVEETVEEVPSEETVEEVPTEEENPVATMALPDFYQSWTDILNGMPAEGIINNETILSADWGDYSDSQIYHPIIQAMYNRFFEQVQINEKVQELLSHTFVLEEMQPNLSADERAAINQLRWLIYQYNAYTWEADRQPAFEQPQLNLKDEYLRRINNYTQAMNDSSVREIISLISRTTGINMQAFATEYEVNADNPSYFDFYYWVDNMPAGEIPSYTYDYINQFVGYRPLGLDAEGNLNAVEPIQAFTFASVYGVDVADEYQPQQAIEYPSQLQDYLNAQETVETDQTQETVETDEVVE; encoded by the coding sequence GTGAAGAAAAACAAGCTTTTTAGAGTTACTTTAAGTTTGATGCTAGTTTCAGCCATAAGTTATCCCATTGTGACGCAATTACCAGTTGTATCTGCCGTTACAACCGATCAATCCGTTCAAAGAGAAGGTAAAATGTCCTTAGGGGGAAGTTTAAATGCTGAACAAGCCACCGTCACTCAGCAATTACTAGGTGCTAAAGATGTTACAGCTGAAAACACCATTCGTGTTGATGGTAATATGGTTAATCATTATTTAAATGATGGTTCAAATGCTAATACGGGCGTTTTTTCAAGTGCTTATATTCAACCACAAGCTGAAGGCTTTGGTGTAAGAGTTCAAATTGTGACACCACAAAATATTACGTTAGTTTCAGCGACAACGTATCAAAATGCTGCGATTACTGCAGGGGCTAAGGATGTTCTGGTTCGGATTGCAACGGTAGTGGAAGTTACCGGTGAAGGTGCTCTGGCAGGCGTTTATGCTCTATTGGAAGAGTCAGGTACAACCCTGCAACCAAAAGATATACAAGTGGCTAATAAAGAAATCCAAATTATTGATTCTATAAAAAATAATACGCAAATTAGTGATTATTCTACCAATCAATTTATTACCGATGTGAAAATCAATATTATTAATCAAATCAATCAAAATGTTGAAATTACTGAACAGGAACTAAACTTAATTATTATTAATCAATTACAAGCTCATCAAATTGATGCTACGATTAGTAATGAGTTATTGAATGAATTGATGCAATTTGCTAAAGACTTTTCTGAAACAGAAGCCGCACAAAACACGGATACCATTGAGCAATTGGAATTAAGTGTTGTCGGCAGTAATTGGCCAGAAGTTTTAGCATCGCAAGAAGGAAGCTTAACGGTTGACCAAGCATTGGCTTTAGATAGACCTGATTATTCCGATAATTCTATTTATCATCCGATTATCCAAGCCATGTTAGATGAAGTGTATCTCCTATTGAATCAAGGGGGTGATTTACATCGTGTGTACTCACATACTTTTGTTGTTGAAACCTTGATGCCTCAATTATCTCAAAGTGAACTAGAAGCCTTAAACTATATTCGTACATTGATTTACCAAGTCACTGCTAATACAGATACTGATCGTCAAGCACAAGGGGCACAAAATGGTGTAGAGCAACCTACTTATAAAACCTACCTTACTTATTATTTAAATCAAGCCGCTCAAATTAATCAAGAACCAAGTTTTAATGAGATTATCCAACGCGTTTCTGCAGCAACCGGCTTAGCAGCGGAAGCTTATTCCATCATTGGTGTTACGCAAGATGGTCGTGATGTAACCGTGACTTTTGTTGAAAGTTGGCAAGTCACTGAACCGGTTATTGGGACCTATCGCTTTAACTTAGATAGCTTGGAAGTGGTCGATGTCAATACTCAAGAAGTATTCCCATTAGTCTTTGATTTTGAAGCTGTATATGGAGTTGCTGTTGAAAATTATGCTATCGAAGCTCCAATTCCTGAAGAATATACGGTTCCAAGTGTTGAAAGTTTAGAAGAGTATGAAGTTCCTATTATTGTTGATGAAAGCACTGAATCCATTCCGGAAGTAACTTTACCGGAAGAAACACCTACAGAAGAAGTTTCATCGGAAGAAACAATTACTCCGGAAACAGAAACAAGCGTTGTCGAAGAAACCGTTGAAGAAGTCCCAGTCGAAGAAACCGTTGAAGACGTCCCAACGGAAGAAGTCCCAGTCGAAGAAACGGTTGAAGAAGTCCCAAGTGAAGAAACAGTTGAAGAAGTCCCAACCGAGGAAGAAAACCCAGTGGCGACCATGGCGCTACCTGATTTCTATCAATCTTGGACCGATATCTTAAATGGTATGCCTGCTGAAGGGATTATTAATAATGAGACTATCCTATCGGCCGATTGGGGTGATTATTCTGACAGTCAGATTTATCATCCAATTATCCAAGCAATGTATAATCGCTTCTTTGAACAAGTTCAAATTAATGAGAAAGTACAAGAGTTGCTGTCACATACCTTTGTATTAGAAGAGATGCAACCGAATTTAAGTGCTGATGAGCGAGCAGCTATCAATCAATTAAGATGGTTAATCTACCAATATAATGCTTACACTTGGGAAGCGGATCGTCAACCAGCTTTTGAGCAACCACAATTAAATCTTAAAGATGAGTATCTACGCCGAATTAATAACTACACTCAAGCGATGAATGATTCAAGTGTGCGCGAAATCATTAGTTTGATTAGTCGAACAACCGGCATTAATATGCAAGCTTTTGCTACCGAATATGAAGTTAATGCAGACAATCCAAGTTATTTTGATTTCTACTATTGGGTTGATAATATGCCTGCAGGTGAAATACCTTCTTATACCTATGATTATATTAATCAATTTGTTGGTTATCGTCCGTTAGGACTGGATGCTGAAGGTAATCTAAATGCCGTAGAGCCTATCCAAGCATTTACTTTTGCAAGTGTTTATGGCGTTGATGTAGCAGACGAATATCAACCACAACAAGCCATTGAATATCCTAGCCAGTTACAAGACTACCTTAATGCACAAGAAACTGTCGAAACAGACCAAACACAAGAAACAGTAGAGACAGACGAAGTGGTCGAATAA
- a CDS encoding SRPBCC family protein — protein sequence MDVQFYKDEQGFYQQITEIIHAEIDVVFAYLATNKISLWFPQLSYQPIDGVIHLVFDMAGEGPDEVMAILDIRQDEFLKFEWGDGYVQFTLEETENGTLITLDEFLTPLFPSIANDFTGWYYQMNNIRNISETDDPSPLDDFDFKTLEYHTAQALAALE from the coding sequence ATGGATGTTCAATTTTATAAGGATGAGCAGGGTTTTTATCAACAAATAACAGAAATTATTCATGCTGAGATTGATGTCGTGTTCGCTTATTTAGCTACTAATAAAATTTCATTGTGGTTTCCTCAGCTATCCTATCAGCCTATAGATGGTGTCATCCATCTTGTGTTTGATATGGCGGGAGAAGGTCCAGATGAAGTCATGGCGATTTTAGACATACGGCAAGATGAATTTTTGAAATTTGAGTGGGGAGACGGCTACGTTCAATTTACCTTAGAAGAAACAGAAAACGGGACCTTAATCACTTTAGATGAATTTCTAACGCCATTATTCCCTAGTATCGCCAATGATTTTACTGGTTGGTATTATCAAATGAATAATATTCGAAATATTAGTGAAACTGATGACCCTTCACCTTTAGATGATTTTGATTTTAAAACATTAGAGTATCATACTGCGCAAGCTTTAGCTGCTTTGGAATAG